The Betta splendens chromosome 12, fBetSpl5.4, whole genome shotgun sequence genome contains the following window.
TACATTCAAGAAATGAATAATCTTCCCCCTTAATCGTAACgtaatagtaaaataaaagcaggtgaTGACTGGAAATTTGTATGAGGACTGTCATCAATACACTAATCGACTGAATGGTTAATGTCGCTATGGCTGATTCAAAGCCTGGAAAACAAAGGGTTCCCTCTTGTTGGGTGCCAACATCAATTTATCAgtataacaaaacacaaaatagaTGAATAAAACAAGATCACAAAAAGCATTGGGAAAAATGAATAGTTGCATACACTGAGCTACTGCTGAGAGTTTAACACGGGGTTGAATATATGTGTAAGCTAGGGCAGGATGGGCAAACGGAATGGGTTGGAAAAGGAGAGATGCTGGGGTGGAGGGGCTGTCCAGGAGGCTACTCCTCGTCCGAGGAGTCCCTGTCAAAATTGTAGGCCATGAAGAAAACGTCGGGTCGAGGTGGGACAAGGGCATGGCCCGGTTTCACAATCTCAAAGCCCAGGAAACTGAAGGTACGCACCAACTTAGCTGGAGGAAAATTATGAAAACATGTTAATATTCCAGGAATTTAACAAGACAGGCAGCTGTTTCTGTATTATGAAAGATGTCTAAATCCCCTGAATTTTAAAAAGGTGCTTTGGAAAATGGCTATTAGCACATACCACGATCCTCTCGGTTCTtgtaaaagcagacaaacacgcTAATGACTTTCAGGTGTTCTTCAGCAAATTCCAGGAGAGCTGCAAAACTGGAGGTAGAAAGGGAAAACAAGTTTGACATGCAGACACTACCAACAATATGCTTTACTTCTCTCTATCAATCTGAGCCAATCTTACATTTTATAATTAAACTAAAACCTGGAATTAATCAAAGATTAATCATCTGCAGGCTTTTAGGATCAGACACCTTAAAATATAACCTCCATGTACAATCTATCCTCACCTCTCCTTACTGCCTTCAGGAAGCGGGTCAAGAGGTATCTCCACATACAGGGCACTGCTGCTTAAAACAGCATCCCACTGTATGGTCCTGCTAACAGTGGGCCGATGCTGGAAGTGGAGTATCCCAGGGCGACCATTCCCCGCTGGCTCCTCCGTTACAGTCAACTTTCGATCCTGAAAACAAGAGGGTAATGTTTATACGCGAAACATAAAaaattttccaaaaaaaaaagtgtacagTATGGCTGACTGAATCTGAATAACGATCTGCCTTTCAatactgtgtaaacacacatcacatgacaggaaatgtcTACTGTC
Protein-coding sequences here:
- the oaz1b gene encoding LOW QUALITY PROTEIN: ornithine decarboxylase antizyme 1b (The sequence of the model RefSeq protein was modified relative to this genomic sequence to represent the inferred CDS: deleted 1 base in 1 codon) produces the protein MVKSNLQRILNSHCFAREKEGKQQSITTMADLSSGICDMIGNLSLHCSSTRGPGPLWCSDAPLPPLKIPGGRGNGTRDHTPSAQPFYSDRKLTVTEEPAGNGRPGILHFQHRPTVSRTIQWDAVLSSSALYVEIPLDPLPEGSKESFAALLEFAEEHLKVISVFVCFYKNREDRAKLVRTFSFLGFEIVKPGHALVPPRPDVFFMAYNFDRDSSDEE